DNA sequence from the Leptospiraceae bacterium genome:
GAAACAAGGCGAATTTCCCGATTCTTTCCCTTCGGGCATACACCGGGAAAAGTTTTTATTTACCCTGAATCAGTTCTTCCGGAGTTTCCATATACGCTTGACCTGAGACATTGATTCCTGAAATTAGGAATCAAATGATAAATAAAAAGTTCTCCTTAAGTATTTACAGGGAGGGTTTCGAGAAGTTTATTGATACTGAACTTATTGAACGCCCTCTACCTGTAATGAAGGAAATGGAAGTATATGCAGAAACTAATTATATCCCCATCCTTTCTCCTTCTGCCGGTTCGGTTTTAAGTTTCTTAGTAGGCCATTATAAACCGGAAACTATTTTAGAACTGGGAACCGGTATCGGCTATTCAACCGCCTGGATTCTCGCAAGCGGAGAAAAACTGCAAATAACAAGTATCGATAGAAATCAAAAGAATACGGAAGTAGCTAAAAATTTTCTTTCACAGATTCCCGGAGGAGAGTCCGTACGTTTTGTTAATGAATGGATAGTGGATCATATCAAAGCCAGGGAAAATTTGTATGAGTATAAGCTGGTTTTTATAGACTGTGATAAAATTTGTTATCCGGAGTTATTATATTTATTACAAGAAAAACTCCTACCCGGTTCTATTATGATTTTTGATAATAGTCTCTGGCACGCCAAATTGATGAACCCGGATCCGGAGAAGTTATCCGACATGGCCATGCTCGAATTCTGGAAATTAGTAAAGGAAAGTTCTCTAAAACGTTGCCTTTTTACCAATGGAGATGGACTTTTAGCACTTGAGTTAAAGTAAATATACCTCTATCGCAGATAAATATAACTATTGACAAACTTATGTCTTTAGCTATTTTCTGTAAGAGGGGTATGGAAAACTTGAGTAACTTATTTTTTGAACAACCAATTCTTAATTCTCCTTATGAATATCCATCTAAGCACTGGGAATTGGATGAGGAGGGGCAGCCGACCCAGAAAATCCTGCCATTAAGAAGGTCGGCTAAATATATTACCCCCATTCCGAAGCCACGGAAGAAAAAAAATGTACAGGAGCAGGAGCTTGTTTTTGATGAGGGCCTGGGAATTTCCACCAAAGAACAGCAATATGAAGCGACTTCTACAATCATCAATGAATTAAGAAGCTATATAGATTCCTGGAGGAAGCTAAAAAATCCGAACGACTGGATGGTAAGTCCGGTAACTATTCGGCTTTTAGAACATTGGAGAAATCATAAGTTTAATAGCATTCGTCCTTTTTTCTGTCAGATAGAAGCCCTGGAGACAATCATCTGGTTAACAGAAGTGGCTCCAAAAGTAAAAGTAGGTAAAAAATTCTTAAAGCATTTAAAAACTACCAATCAGAACGCGAATCCGCAGCTTTACCGTATTGCGTTGAAATTAGCGACCGGAGCTGGAAAGACAACAGTTATGGCCATGATCATTATCTGGCAGACTATCAATGCTGTCAGAAGACAAAACAGTAAACTTTTTACGAATAAATTCTTAATTATCACTCCGGGCATTACGATTAAAGACAGACTCAGGGTTTTACAGCCCAATGACCCCGATAGCTATTACCAGAGTCGGGAGTTGATACCGATAGATATGGCTTTAGATTTACAAAAAGCTAAAATTATCATCACAAATTACCATGCTTTTAAGTTAAAAGAAACTCTGGATATTTCCAGTGGAGGACGTTCGCTTCTTCAAGGAAGAGGGGAAGAATTACAGACTATTGAAACTCCCGGCCAGATGGTAAAGAGAGTAATGAGTCCTTTGATGGGGAAAGGAAGTATACTGGTTTTAAATGATGAGGCCCATCATTGTTATAGGGAAAAGCCTGAAAAAGAAGAAGATACACTTTCAGGAGACGAGAAGAGGGAAGCAGAAAAAAATAATGAAGCGGCAAGGCTCTGGATTTCCGGGATTGAGATGGTCAAAGAAAAGTTAGGTGTTTCGACTGTAGTTGATCTTTCTGCAACTCCATTTTTCTTGAGTGGCTCCGGCTATGTTGAAGGAACTCTTTTTCCATGGACAATGAGTGACTTTTCTCTTATGGATGCCATTGAATGCGGGATTGTTAAGTTACCCCGTGTTCCTGTCGCAGATAATATTTCCTCTTCGGAAATGCCACGTTTTCGTAACCTGTGGGAGCATATTAAAAAGAAGATGCCCAAGAAAGGGAGAAGTCAGGCAAATGACCTCGACCCTCTAAGTTTGCCAGTCGAATTACAGACGGCCCTGGAAGCTCTATATGGTCATTATAAAAAAACTTTTGAATTATGGGAAAGTGAAAAGATAGTGGTTCCTCCCTGTTTTATTGTTGTTTGCAATAATACGTCTACTTCCAAGTTAATTTTTGATTTTATTTCAGGGTTTCACAGGGAAACAAAAGATGGAGAAGGTTTTCATCAGGGGCGACTGGAACTCTTTCGTAACTTTGATGAACATGGGAATCAATTAGAAAAACCCAGAACCCTTTTAATCGATAGTGAACAATTAGAATCTGGTGAAGGGATTGATAAAAATTTTCGAGAAGCAGCTAAAGATGAAATCGAGCGTTTTCGAAGGGAAATTCGGGAAAGGGGAGAAGGTCAAAACGCAGAAAAAATTACAGATGAAGATTTACTTCGTGAAGTGATGAATACAGTTGGAAAGGTAGGAAGACTCGGTGAGTCAATTCGCTGTGTTGTTTCTGTCTCTATGCTAACGGAAGGATGGGATGCAAATACAGTTACCCACGTTTTAGGTGTTCGGGCATTCGGAACACAGCTATTATGTGAACAAGTTATAGGTCGTGCTTTAAGAAGGCAATCTTATGATTTGAACGAGCATCTTTTATTTAATGTTGAATATGCTGATATTCTGGGAATCCCTTTTGACTTTACTGCCGAGCCGGTTGTAGTAAAACCCCGTCCTCCGGTAAAGTTAACCCACATTCATGCAGTAAGTCCCGATAGAAATCATCTTGCAATTGAGTTTCCCAGAGTCAGTGGTTATCGTGTAGAATTACCGGAAGAAAGGTTAAAAGCAAGGTTTACAGAAGATTCCGTTTTGGAGATTACTCCGGAACTTGTGGGTCCTTCTATTACAAAAAATCAAGGCATTATTGGTGAAGGAGTAGATCTCAGCTTGCAACATTTGGAAGATACCCGGCGTTCTACTGTACTTTTTTACCTGGCAAGACGTTTAATATTTAATCACTGGCGAGATCCGGATGAAGAACCCAAGATGCATTTATTTACCCAGTTAAAGCGTATCGCAAAAGAATGGTTGGATACATATCTGGTTTGCAGAGGTGGGACGTATCCGGCACAGCTTTTATATCAGGAAATTGCGGATATTGCCTGTGAAAAAATAACCGCTGCTATTACAAGAGAAATGTTGGATAAAAAACCAATTAAAGCAATTCTTGATCCTTATAATCCTAAAAGC
Encoded proteins:
- a CDS encoding class I SAM-dependent methyltransferase gives rise to the protein MINKKFSLSIYREGFEKFIDTELIERPLPVMKEMEVYAETNYIPILSPSAGSVLSFLVGHYKPETILELGTGIGYSTAWILASGEKLQITSIDRNQKNTEVAKNFLSQIPGGESVRFVNEWIVDHIKARENLYEYKLVFIDCDKICYPELLYLLQEKLLPGSIMIFDNSLWHAKLMNPDPEKLSDMAMLEFWKLVKESSLKRCLFTNGDGLLALELK
- a CDS encoding DEAD/DEAH box helicase family protein; this translates as MSNLFFEQPILNSPYEYPSKHWELDEEGQPTQKILPLRRSAKYITPIPKPRKKKNVQEQELVFDEGLGISTKEQQYEATSTIINELRSYIDSWRKLKNPNDWMVSPVTIRLLEHWRNHKFNSIRPFFCQIEALETIIWLTEVAPKVKVGKKFLKHLKTTNQNANPQLYRIALKLATGAGKTTVMAMIIIWQTINAVRRQNSKLFTNKFLIITPGITIKDRLRVLQPNDPDSYYQSRELIPIDMALDLQKAKIIITNYHAFKLKETLDISSGGRSLLQGRGEELQTIETPGQMVKRVMSPLMGKGSILVLNDEAHHCYREKPEKEEDTLSGDEKREAEKNNEAARLWISGIEMVKEKLGVSTVVDLSATPFFLSGSGYVEGTLFPWTMSDFSLMDAIECGIVKLPRVPVADNISSSEMPRFRNLWEHIKKKMPKKGRSQANDLDPLSLPVELQTALEALYGHYKKTFELWESEKIVVPPCFIVVCNNTSTSKLIFDFISGFHRETKDGEGFHQGRLELFRNFDEHGNQLEKPRTLLIDSEQLESGEGIDKNFREAAKDEIERFRREIRERGEGQNAEKITDEDLLREVMNTVGKVGRLGESIRCVVSVSMLTEGWDANTVTHVLGVRAFGTQLLCEQVIGRALRRQSYDLNEHLLFNVEYADILGIPFDFTAEPVVVKPRPPVKLTHIHAVSPDRNHLAIEFPRVSGYRVELPEERLKARFTEDSVLEITPELVGPSITKNQGIIGEGVDLSLQHLEDTRRSTVLFYLARRLIFNHWRDPDEEPKMHLFTQLKRIAKEWLDTYLVCRGGTYPAQLLYQEIADIACEKITAAITREMLDKKPIKAILDPYNPKSSTRYVNFNTSKKDLYETDARKCHLNYVVLDSDWEGEFCRIAETHPKVISYVKNQNLGFEVPYRFGSENRVYLPDFIVLIENKKGEIIHLVVEIKGYRREDAKEKKSFIETYWIPGVNHLGSFGKWTFAEFRDNFSMEEEFKKVVDGL